The proteins below come from a single Aspergillus oryzae RIB40 DNA, chromosome 5 genomic window:
- a CDS encoding uncharacterized protein (predicted protein): MASAAVQLPPSHEPSPLTQKTSAPTSSEKPRHVQTKLYFLKELEDGSHLTPNYVTRPETYERPSVELAVTVHDVSGHELDYTLDKNGFQYYYHESREKDFLDDEKIAREYYPETEQLLKDATGASRVFIFDHTIRRAPKDVRAQSTPQRGPVQRVHIDQSYEAAKNRVSYHLPEEAPELLKGRYQIINVWRPIKPILKDPLTVGDAHTLPDSDLVGIKLIYPNREGETYAVKPNPDVKWYYRYGQTPDLVTLIKCFDSKTDGRARRVPHSAFVNPETVNEEPRESIEVRALVFHPDDQE, from the exons ATGGCCTCTGCTGCAGTTCAACTCCCGCCTAGTCACGAACCATCGCCACTTACACAGAAGACGTCTGCCCCTACCTCCTCGGAAAAGCCCCGCCACGTTCAAACCAAACTGTATTTtctgaaggagcttgaagatggctCCCATCTCACTCCAAACTATGTCACACGGCCTGAGACCTACGAACGGCCCTCCGTTGAGCTCGCTGTGACCGTTCACGACGTGAGCGGCCATGAACTGGACTACACACTGGATAAAAATGGCTTCCAGTACTACTACCACGAGAGCCGTGAGAAGGACTTCCTTGACGATGAGAAGATCGCAAGAGAATACTACCCAGAGACTGAGCAGCTGTTGAAAGACGC AACCGGTGCTTCCcgtgtcttcatcttcgaccaTACCATTCGCCGTGCACCCAAAGATGTGAGGGCTCAGTCCACGCCCCAACGGGGACCCGTGCAGCGTGTACACATCGACCAGTCCTACGAAGCGGCGAAAAACCGTGTCTCGTACCATCTTCCCGAGGAAGCTCCCGAGCTCCTCAAAGGACGCTATCAGATCATCAATGTTTGGCGGCCTATCAAGCCGATCCTCAAAGATCCATTGACCGTCGGGGATGCTCATACGCTTCCGGATAGTGACCTCGTGGGTATCAAACTTATCTACCCAAACCGTGAAGGTGAAACATACGCGGTTAAGCCCAACCCTGATGTTAAATGGTACTATCGCTACGGCCAGACCCCTGATTTGGTCACCTTGATCAAGTGCTTTGACTCCAAGACGGATGGTCGGGCCCGTAGAGTTCCTCACTCTGCGTTTGTTAACCCAGAGACTGTGAACGAGGAGCCGCGAGAGAGTATTGAAGTGAGGGCTTTGGTCTTTCATCCGGATGATCAGGAGTAA